GGCGGCTACCTCGGCTGGCGGGAGAAGCTCCCCCGCTCACGCGGCGCCGGAGTACGGACCGAAGCGACCATGCGCAGCGACGAGGCCTTCCGCGTGGCCAACCGCGTGGCGGGTCTGCCCACGATGGTCGCCGGCGCCGTCGGCGTGTTGGCGGGCGCCGCCGCGCTGGCCATGCCCGACACCCTCGGCGCGGTGTTCGCCGCGACCTTCGGGGTCATCGCCGTGTTCGTCCTCGTTGCCGGTGGCGGCATCCTCGGCCACCGTGCGGCCAGCGCGATCCCGGCTCCCGTCGAACCGGCGGGCTGCGGCGGTTGCGCGTGCGGTGGAGGCGGCTGCGGCGCCCTGCGCTGACTCAAGCCACCGGATCGGGTTCCCGGTCCGACGTCTCGGCGCGGAACCGGCGCAACGACTTGTTGCCCACCGCCAACGCACCGAGCCCACCGAGGCACAGCAACCCGCCCGACACCGCCGCGAATGCCGGTGAGGTGGCTCCCGCCACCGCGCCCGCCCGGAAGTTGCCGAGGTCGGGCAGCGACGCTCCCACCACGAACTCCACTCCGCTGACCCGGCCGCGGTGCGAGTCCGGCGTCG
The window above is part of the Saccharomonospora glauca K62 genome. Proteins encoded here:
- a CDS encoding SdpI family protein gives rise to the protein MFVLALIPALLGVLVGWGGYLGWREKLPRSRGAGVRTEATMRSDEAFRVANRVAGLPTMVAGAVGVLAGAAALAMPDTLGAVFAATFGVIAVFVLVAGGGILGHRAASAIPAPVEPAGCGGCACGGGGCGALR